GTGCCGGCCTCGTCCTCTTCGACCCGAGAGTGAAGGGGATCCGCTCGTCCGACTACCCGTGGGCGGCGACCGAGGACGAATGGCGCAATCAGCTGGCGGAGGTGCGCGCGCGTTGGGGAGCGCGAGACTACCTGGCCGAACTTGCCCATGCGTGGGCCCCGGAGGTAGCGGACGACGTCGAGTTCCTCGACTGGTTCGTCTGGCACATGCGCCGCAGCCTGAGTCCCGGTGCTGCCTTGACGTCCTTCCGAACCACCATGGAGCTCGATGTGCGCGACGTTCTCGCGGCGGTACGCGTGCCGACGCTCGTCATGCCGAGGCCCGCGGTGCCCGGCCCGGGGCACTACACGGCGGCCCGGATCCGAGGATCCGAGGTGGTCGAGCTGCCGGAGCTCCGCGGCGTCTACACCTGGGTGGATGACCAGGCCCACCGGGCGACGATGGAGGCCACCGAGCGCTTCATCTCGCGCCTCACGGCTCGCAAGCAGTCGGAGCGCGTGCTCGCGACGATCCTCTTCACCGACATCGTGGGTTCGACCGAGCTGGCCGCGCGGCTCGGTGACGCGGCCTGGCGCGAGCTGTTGGAACGGCATCACGCGATCGTCCGCCGCGAGCTCGCGCGGTTCCAGGGTCGGGAGCTCGACACCGCCGGCGATGGGTTCTTCGCCGCATTCGATGGGCCCGCCAGGGCAGTGCTCGCCGCCGCTGCCCTCCGCGATCCGCTGCGAGCGCTCGGTCTCGAGGTTCGGGCCGGCCTCCACACCGGCGAGTGCGAAGTCAGCGACGGCAAGATCGTCGGGATCGCGGTCTCGATCGGCGCCCGCATCTCGTCGCTCGCTGGCCCGGGTGACGTCCTCGTCTCGAGCACCGTCAAGGACCTCGTGGCCGGATCGGGACTCCGGTTCCAGGATCGCGGGGAACAGCAGCTCAAGGGGATCCCCGAAGCCTGGCACCTGTTCGCGCTCGCCGGCTGACCTCGTGTGTGCGCTGGGTCCCTCGCGGCCGACGGTGTGAGCGCCG
The nucleotide sequence above comes from Chloroflexota bacterium. Encoded proteins:
- a CDS encoding adenylate/guanylate cyclase domain-containing protein yields the protein MKPPDVSYARSGEVAIAYQLVGHGPVDVVFLRGITGDLLSTWEQPLLVRHVEGLASCGRVIMLDRRGTGLSDRVREVQSLETTMDDVRAVMDAVGSERAVLWTGGIATGIGVLFAATYPERCAGLVLFDPRVKGIRSSDYPWAATEDEWRNQLAEVRARWGARDYLAELAHAWAPEVADDVEFLDWFVWHMRRSLSPGAALTSFRTTMELDVRDVLAAVRVPTLVMPRPAVPGPGHYTAARIRGSEVVELPELRGVYTWVDDQAHRATMEATERFISRLTARKQSERVLATILFTDIVGSTELAARLGDAAWRELLERHHAIVRRELARFQGRELDTAGDGFFAAFDGPARAVLAAAALRDPLRALGLEVRAGLHTGECEVSDGKIVGIAVSIGARISSLAGPGDVLVSSTVKDLVAGSGLRFQDRGEQQLKGIPEAWHLFALAG